One window from the genome of Pyrobaculum ferrireducens encodes:
- a CDS encoding tRNA pseudouridine(54/55) synthase Pus10: MEILDKALEVIREYPLCDSCLGRLFAQLGHGVENAERGIAIKTILHMTLVNDYRKGKDVVRDLTALAKVHKPTRRFLASVGIKVEEESCYICGGLLTEVEKYADAALPLLSEVDFNSFAVGTTIPREVLDRESQVVKKFLITTGESIKHEINRRIGKELLRHLTGKRVDKLRPNVVVRIDLVTGKASVERNPVLIGGVYLKLSRRVSQAKKFGDVKTTLTEKLAYVKDVFGGGEHVVHVSGREDSDARMLGTGRQLVVEVKQPVKYRGSVPPLKDDDVIFIPSTFTTREEVRRLKEKAKTDVKLYRALVLSERELSAEELNKLGELSGKTVTQLTPRRIKRLSPRKKRVRMVYELAWRLVSPHVFELYVRCQGGLYVKEFIHGDGGRTKPSVSEILNTYLEVLELDVLAVE; this comes from the coding sequence GTGGAGATACTTGACAAAGCTCTAGAGGTTATTAGAGAGTACCCGCTCTGCGACTCGTGCCTAGGCCGGCTCTTCGCCCAGCTTGGCCACGGCGTGGAGAACGCGGAGAGGGGGATCGCGATTAAGACAATACTCCACATGACGCTTGTCAACGATTACAGAAAGGGAAAAGACGTCGTAAGGGACCTCACGGCGCTGGCAAAGGTACACAAGCCGACAAGAAGGTTTCTGGCAAGCGTAGGGATTAAGGTGGAGGAGGAGAGTTGCTACATATGCGGCGGCCTCCTCACGGAGGTGGAGAAATATGCAGACGCGGCGCTCCCCCTACTGTCGGAAGTTGATTTCAACAGCTTCGCGGTTGGTACAACTATTCCGAGGGAGGTGCTTGACCGGGAGTCTCAGGTGGTTAAGAAGTTTCTAATCACGACCGGCGAGTCAATTAAGCACGAGATAAATAGGCGGATTGGTAAAGAGCTTTTGAGACATCTTACCGGTAAGCGTGTAGATAAACTTAGGCCAAATGTCGTGGTAAGAATCGACCTCGTCACCGGCAAAGCCTCGGTCGAGAGAAACCCGGTGTTGATAGGGGGCGTCTATCTAAAGCTTAGCCGCCGCGTGTCGCAGGCAAAGAAATTTGGAGATGTAAAGACAACCCTTACCGAGAAGCTTGCATATGTAAAAGACGTATTTGGCGGAGGCGAGCACGTCGTCCACGTCTCGGGTAGGGAGGACAGCGACGCAAGAATGCTGGGCACCGGCAGACAACTCGTGGTGGAGGTAAAGCAACCGGTAAAGTACCGCGGCTCCGTGCCTCCGCTTAAAGACGACGACGTCATCTTCATCCCCAGCACCTTTACCACTAGGGAGGAGGTTAGGCGGCTGAAGGAAAAGGCGAAGACAGACGTAAAGCTTTACCGGGCGCTTGTACTCTCAGAGAGGGAGCTCTCCGCCGAGGAGCTCAACAAGCTTGGTGAGCTGTCTGGGAAGACGGTAACCCAGCTCACGCCCAGGAGAATAAAGAGGTTGAGCCCAAGGAAGAAGAGGGTTAGGATGGTCTACGAGTTGGCGTGGAGACTCGTGTCCCCCCACGTGTTTGAGCTATACGTCAGGTGCCAAGGCGGCCTCTACGTCAAGGAGTTCATCCACGGAGACGGCGGCAGGACGAAACCCAGCGTCTCTGAAATTTTAAACACATACTTAGAAGTCCTGGAACTAGACGTCTTGGCAGTTGAATAG